A window from Rhizosphaericola mali encodes these proteins:
- a CDS encoding site-specific integrase, translating into MLDGCVSLEDLKNIYSGKKFNQKSLLDAFTFHNKRFLEKVASGRNSDRTYKRYEITKEKVSTFLNEQYQLDDLPLSQIQFGFASDLEHYLCNVTKIGINTAMKYIKITKQVLKLAVDQGWITNNPIGGFKCSYENPQREILTMAEIEMIYNKPLLPRLGQVRDVYIFCCFTGLAFTDVCELTSGNIKIGIDGEKWIMTDRQKTGTSEEVPLLPVALEILDKYSSNLLLQRKKQLLPLCSNQRFNGYLQEIADICGIDKHLTSHTARHTFATTVTLENDVPIETVSRMLGHKSIRTTQIYAKITRKKISNNMRTLKDKLKMGREAY; encoded by the coding sequence ATGCTGGATGGTTGCGTATCATTGGAAGATTTGAAGAATATTTACTCTGGTAAGAAATTCAATCAGAAAAGTTTGTTGGATGCTTTCACATTCCACAACAAAAGATTTTTGGAAAAGGTAGCATCTGGTCGCAATAGTGACCGTACCTACAAAAGGTATGAAATAACAAAAGAGAAAGTTTCAACCTTCTTAAATGAACAATATCAGTTAGACGACCTACCGTTGTCTCAAATACAGTTTGGCTTTGCTTCTGATCTAGAGCATTACTTGTGTAATGTGACCAAGATCGGAATCAATACCGCCATGAAATACATCAAAATTACAAAACAGGTTTTAAAATTGGCTGTTGACCAAGGTTGGATAACCAACAACCCTATCGGAGGATTTAAATGCAGCTACGAAAATCCGCAGAGGGAAATCTTGACCATGGCTGAAATCGAAATGATATACAACAAACCCTTACTTCCAAGACTAGGACAGGTAAGGGATGTATATATTTTCTGCTGTTTCACAGGACTGGCATTTACCGACGTCTGTGAACTTACATCTGGTAATATCAAAATAGGTATTGACGGAGAAAAATGGATCATGACGGACAGGCAAAAAACAGGAACGTCGGAGGAAGTGCCGCTCTTGCCGGTTGCGTTAGAAATTCTGGACAAGTATAGTTCGAATTTGTTACTACAAAGAAAGAAACAATTACTCCCTTTGTGTAGCAATCAGCGTTTCAATGGCTACTTACAGGAAATTGCAGACATCTGTGGTATAGACAAACATCTTACATCACATACGGCTCGACATACTTTCGCCACCACCGTAACACTTGAAAACGACGTACCCATAGAAACGGTCAGTCGGATGCTTGGTCACAAAAGCATCCGAACCACACAGATCTATGCGAAAATCACCCGAAAGAAGATTAGCAACAATATGCGCACTTTAAAAGACAAACTTAAAATGGGCAGAGAAGCATACTAA
- a CDS encoding LysR substrate-binding domain-containing protein, giving the protein MEIRQLKYFVTSAELLNFTEAADRCFVTQGTLSQQIKQLENELDILLFDRIGKRVRLTAAGKLFLPYARQTILQSESAKLILSDFKELKTGTICVGVSYALTSYLTKGIAKFSRSYPQIHIEIILETSEVLLKLLDSGKVDFILSYSDIVDERQFEYNLLFQSSLSFVTNRNHSLSQKKQVIFSQLKNEPLALPTKGFNTRRYLDKLYEKENITPKIGLEVNDIATLLEIVKTGLWSTILSTSALMENTNDLIYIPIKEKGKLHNAYIIWAKSIYRKKAAILLAESIN; this is encoded by the coding sequence ATGGAAATTAGGCAACTCAAATACTTTGTTACATCTGCAGAATTGTTAAATTTTACCGAGGCTGCAGATAGATGCTTTGTAACTCAAGGCACACTTTCTCAGCAAATAAAACAATTAGAGAATGAATTAGATATATTGCTTTTTGATAGAATTGGAAAAAGAGTAAGGCTCACCGCTGCGGGCAAATTATTTTTACCCTATGCACGACAGACAATCTTGCAATCAGAAAGTGCTAAACTCATTTTAAGTGATTTCAAAGAATTAAAAACAGGCACTATCTGTGTCGGAGTGTCCTATGCATTAACCAGTTATTTAACAAAGGGTATTGCAAAATTTTCTAGATCATATCCACAGATACATATTGAAATAATACTTGAGACTTCTGAAGTATTATTAAAGTTGTTAGATAGTGGAAAAGTAGATTTTATTTTATCTTATAGTGATATTGTAGATGAACGGCAATTTGAATACAATTTATTATTTCAGTCTAGCTTATCCTTTGTTACAAATAGAAATCATTCTTTGTCTCAAAAAAAGCAAGTAATTTTTTCGCAATTGAAGAATGAACCTTTAGCACTTCCAACCAAGGGATTCAATACTCGACGTTATTTGGACAAGCTTTATGAAAAGGAAAATATTACGCCTAAAATTGGATTAGAAGTGAATGATATTGCAACCTTATTAGAAATCGTGAAAACGGGCTTGTGGTCCACTATTTTATCTACTTCGGCATTAATGGAAAACACAAACGATTTAATTTATATCCCAATTAAAGAAAAAGGCAAACTACATAATGCTTATATTATCTGGGCAAAAAGCATTTACAGAAAAAAAGCCGCTATTTTACTAGCTGAATCTATTAATTGA
- a CDS encoding acetyl-CoA hydrolase/transferase family protein — MQSIQSQYEEKLTSAQQAIKLLENNDKLVIGIAVSEPPALLNELANQIKNGIYSKIKLYYNESKAPAANTILQYDFLDVLELNCLFLSGNERKLIQQGMANNRKVVNFVPTTFSQTPRILSEEIGIDTFMATVSPMDENGYFTFGTNNDYGTTVARSAKKVIIEVNENMPRVFGNSLLHISEVNAIVENNQPLTEVPPVPANDVDDKIGKIISTFIPDGATLQMGVGSLPNAICAQLVNHKDLGIHSEVITPGMINLIQQGVITNKCKNINKRKSVFTFAMGDKNLYDFINNNPAVESHPVNYVNDPSVIAQNDKVISVNATAEIDLTGACNSEYIKGHQYSSSGGQLDFVRGAYLSKGGKSFIALHSTTKDGKISKIVPKLSGPVTTPRTDTHYVVTEFGAVNLKGLSTPERALALIGIAHPSFREELIAAAKQNHLV, encoded by the coding sequence ATGCAAAGTATACAATCTCAATATGAGGAAAAATTAACCTCAGCACAGCAGGCAATAAAATTATTAGAAAATAATGATAAATTAGTTATAGGAATAGCCGTATCAGAACCGCCAGCACTATTAAATGAGTTGGCAAATCAAATTAAAAATGGCATTTATTCGAAAATTAAACTATACTATAATGAATCTAAAGCTCCTGCTGCCAATACCATATTACAATACGATTTTTTAGACGTTTTGGAATTGAACTGTTTGTTTTTAAGTGGAAATGAACGGAAATTAATTCAACAAGGAATGGCTAACAATAGAAAAGTGGTCAATTTTGTTCCTACTACATTTAGTCAGACTCCGAGGATTTTATCGGAAGAAATAGGCATTGACACATTTATGGCAACGGTTTCTCCTATGGATGAAAATGGCTATTTCACATTTGGAACCAATAATGATTATGGAACCACTGTTGCTCGGTCTGCCAAAAAAGTCATTATCGAGGTGAATGAAAATATGCCTCGCGTATTTGGTAATTCTTTATTACACATATCAGAAGTGAATGCGATTGTGGAAAACAACCAACCATTGACGGAAGTTCCACCTGTTCCCGCCAATGACGTGGATGACAAAATTGGGAAAATAATTTCAACGTTTATTCCGGACGGAGCGACATTGCAAATGGGTGTAGGCTCACTGCCTAATGCTATTTGTGCCCAATTGGTTAATCACAAGGATTTAGGAATTCACTCTGAGGTAATTACTCCTGGCATGATTAATCTTATCCAACAAGGAGTTATTACCAATAAATGCAAAAATATAAACAAACGTAAAAGTGTATTTACATTTGCCATGGGAGATAAAAATCTATATGACTTTATAAATAATAACCCCGCTGTAGAAAGCCATCCTGTTAATTACGTAAACGATCCTTCGGTAATTGCTCAAAACGATAAGGTAATTAGCGTGAATGCAACTGCGGAGATTGATCTTACAGGCGCATGTAATTCTGAATATATCAAAGGACATCAATATAGTTCTTCTGGAGGACAGTTAGACTTTGTGAGAGGAGCATATCTTTCTAAAGGTGGCAAATCCTTTATAGCCCTTCATTCTACAACAAAAGATGGGAAAATATCCAAAATAGTACCTAAACTATCAGGGCCCGTAACTACTCCAAGAACAGATACTCATTATGTTGTTACTGAATTTGGAGCAGTCAACCTTAAGGGCTTATCTACTCCAGAAAGAGCATTGGCTTTGATTGGTATTGCGCATCCTTCCTTTAGGGAAGAACTAATTGCTGCGGCAAAACAAAATCATTTAGTTTAG
- a CDS encoding HU family DNA-binding protein, protein MNKSELIDLLASKSGTTKTDATKVLDAFTQSVTETLAGGDSITLIGFGTFSVSERSARDGRNPQTGETIKIKASKVAKFKAGKAVSEALNVKPKKKTKK, encoded by the coding sequence ATGAACAAATCCGAATTAATAGATCTGTTGGCTTCTAAATCAGGTACAACTAAAACTGATGCTACTAAAGTATTAGATGCATTTACCCAATCAGTAACCGAAACATTGGCCGGTGGTGATTCTATTACATTAATTGGCTTTGGTACATTTAGTGTATCCGAACGTTCAGCACGTGATGGTCGTAACCCTCAAACTGGTGAGACTATCAAAATAAAAGCTAGTAAAGTGGCTAAATTTAAAGCTGGCAAAGCTGTCAGTGAAGCTTTAAATGTAAAGCCAAAGAAAAAAACTAAGAAATAA
- a CDS encoding VOC family protein produces MIIERIDHIVFTVADIEATVKFYTEVLNFELEIFNGNRKALKFGNQKINLHQKGKEFEPMALYPTCGAIDLCFITKLSISDIQNELSEKGIVIEEGIVERTGALGKINSIYLRDPDHNLIEISCYQ; encoded by the coding sequence ATGATTATTGAAAGAATAGATCACATTGTTTTTACAGTTGCAGATATTGAAGCAACTGTAAAATTTTACACTGAAGTATTGAATTTTGAATTAGAAATTTTTAATGGAAACAGAAAGGCCTTAAAGTTTGGAAATCAAAAAATAAATCTTCACCAAAAAGGAAAAGAATTCGAGCCTATGGCTTTGTATCCAACTTGTGGCGCGATAGATCTTTGTTTTATCACCAAACTATCTATTAGCGATATTCAAAATGAATTGAGCGAAAAAGGTATTGTAATAGAAGAAGGCATTGTAGAAAGAACAGGTGCTTTAGGAAAAATAAATTCTATTTATCTAAGAGATCCTGATCATAATCTTATTGAAATAAGTTGTTATCAATAA
- a CDS encoding Arm DNA-binding domain-containing protein: MEPRFYLSNKLNKQGRSTVMLYLYCHGKRITISTGKVIKPTNWNENAQRAR; this comes from the coding sequence ATGGAACCTCGTTTTTATCTCAGTAATAAACTCAACAAACAAGGACGTTCAACGGTAATGCTCTATTTGTATTGTCATGGTAAAAGAATTACCATAAGCACAGGCAAGGTCATAAAACCAACAAATTGGAATGAAAATGCACAACGAGCAAGGTGA
- a CDS encoding aldolase/citrate lyase family protein → MNFENINQIYGRSFLFTPANKSELFEKALHSGADIILLDLEDAVSIENKKEARQNIQTLFSNEDDDINRIGIRINALNTSMGLEDLLMLKELPVLPKVIVVPKFESYYTIEMIRSILNHVDSLSIIGLIETAYSVSHLSEILNTPFKPDALMLGAADLCADLDAENDLQTLLSIRSQMVSVCATYGIGLIDTPFFEIHNLNGLKQETQLVKRLGFSAKAAIHPSHISIINETFSPSDNEIARAKEIIKLANKGAGQLNGHMIDYAMAKKAHKIINKADLIK, encoded by the coding sequence ATGAATTTTGAAAATATAAATCAAATTTACGGTAGGAGTTTTTTATTTACGCCAGCAAACAAATCCGAATTATTTGAAAAGGCACTTCATTCTGGAGCGGATATTATACTGTTGGATTTAGAAGACGCAGTATCTATCGAAAATAAAAAGGAAGCCCGTCAAAATATTCAAACACTTTTTAGTAATGAGGACGATGATATAAATAGAATAGGAATTCGAATCAATGCACTTAATACCTCAATGGGTTTAGAAGATTTATTAATGTTGAAGGAATTGCCAGTATTGCCAAAGGTTATCGTTGTGCCAAAATTTGAGTCATACTATACTATTGAAATGATTCGTTCCATTCTGAATCACGTTGATTCCTTATCAATAATTGGTTTGATTGAAACGGCTTATAGTGTATCTCATTTATCTGAGATTTTAAACACTCCATTTAAACCTGATGCATTAATGCTAGGCGCAGCTGATCTATGTGCCGATTTAGATGCCGAAAATGATCTTCAAACTTTATTGTCTATAAGAAGTCAAATGGTTTCAGTTTGCGCAACTTATGGAATAGGACTAATAGATACTCCATTTTTTGAAATTCATAATTTGAATGGACTTAAGCAAGAAACTCAGTTAGTGAAAAGATTAGGGTTTAGTGCCAAAGCAGCCATTCATCCATCTCATATTTCCATTATCAATGAAACGTTTAGCCCATCTGATAATGAGATCGCAAGAGCCAAAGAAATTATCAAGTTAGCCAATAAGGGGGCAGGACAATTAAATGGTCACATGATAGACTATGCTATGGCTAAAAAAGCACATAAAATAATCAATAAAGCTGATTTAATTAAATAA
- a CDS encoding MaoC/PaaZ C-terminal domain-containing protein, protein MEISMYKKVGDNRYRETYGLYYEDFVVGDIFEHRPGRTITETDNIWQCLLTMNSQQLHFDSVYAAHTEWKKPLVDSTITLSILTGMSVHSVSGKVVANLGWNNVKCLAPVFAGDTLYAESEIISKRESKSRITQGIVTVKTIGKNQNAEIVMEFERTMLIYKKGNSPEQTAGY, encoded by the coding sequence ATGGAAATTTCAATGTACAAAAAGGTTGGAGACAACCGATACCGAGAAACTTATGGTCTTTACTATGAAGACTTTGTCGTCGGTGATATATTTGAACATCGACCTGGGAGAACTATCACAGAAACAGATAATATATGGCAATGCTTATTGACTATGAACTCGCAACAATTGCATTTTGATTCCGTCTATGCTGCACATACAGAATGGAAAAAACCTCTGGTTGATAGTACAATTACGCTTTCTATCCTAACTGGCATGAGTGTTCATAGTGTAAGTGGAAAAGTCGTGGCAAATTTAGGATGGAATAATGTTAAGTGTTTGGCTCCTGTATTTGCAGGGGATACCTTATATGCCGAATCAGAAATTATATCTAAAAGAGAATCGAAAAGCCGTATTACTCAAGGTATTGTAACTGTAAAAACCATCGGGAAAAATCAAAACGCAGAAATTGTCATGGAATTTGAAAGAACAATGTTAATTTATAAAAAAGGTAACTCTCCAGAACAAACAGCTGGATATTAA